In a single window of the Rhodamnia argentea isolate NSW1041297 chromosome 2, ASM2092103v1, whole genome shotgun sequence genome:
- the LOC115737688 gene encoding probable WRKY transcription factor 20 isoform X3, whose amino-acid sequence MHGRLHFVYLTIRYSPILLSVQRHRSMNFSSIKVEPSPTTGSFAERRMLHGSISSTTSLTDNHPSYPDRFNKKESGFFEFQPSPRPNLGTAEVNHQNKESMQVHSHSQTRSLALVPFVRSELAVSSSELSLSTPTKLVPSGANPPDEVDSEESNQQDHPGTGIQAKQSEHKGSVPSVMAERLSDDGYNWRKYGQKHVKGSVFPRSYYKCTHPNCEVKKLFERSPDGHITEIIYKGVHDHPKPEPNRRVTGGIMMHIQGERSANASPLTGETSSNIYYQTSNVIGPKSTAQLSLAAGNEDCVEGAASLQYRICDEVDEDDPLSKRRRMDIGRLDVTPLIKPIREPRVVVQTLSEVDILDDGYRWRKYGQKVVRGNPNPRSYYKCTNAGCPVRKHVERASNDKKAVITTYEGKHNHDVPTARASSHDMAALTAPAGTSRVGTKEGETISLDLGVGISSAAEAGYPKPQGLRHTIHKQLVQNQIHLNNSNMKVLRATPVSSFYCADNCGATNYCSSTEDLRRSRGVDIPPLNHSYSYPQTVARLLTGPYNCLPQNQSK is encoded by the exons ATGCATGGTAGATTACACTTTGTCTATCTTACGATTAGATACTCACCTATACTTTTAAGTGTGCAACGTCATAGGAGTATGAACTTCTCGAGCATTAAG GTAGAGCCTTCGCCAACAACCGGTTCCTTTGCAGAGAGGCGAATGCTGCACGGTTCCATCAGCTCAACAACCAGTTTGACTGACAATCATCCCTCATATCCTGATagatttaataaaaaagaatcagGCTTCTTTGAGTTCCAACCCTCACCAAGACCAAATCTG GGTACTGCAGAAGTGAATCACCAAAACAAAGAATCCATGCAAGTCCATAGCCACTCTCAGACTCGATCATTGGCATTGGTGCCTTTTGTCAGAAGTGAACTGGCAGTCTCATCCAGTGAGTTGAGTCTTTCCACACCTACTAAATTGGTTCCTTCTGGGGCTAACCCGCCTGATGAAGTTGATTCAGAGGAATCAAACCAGCAAGATCACCCAGGTACTGGCATCCAGGCAAAACAATCTGAACATAAAGGAAGTGTGCCTTCTGTCATGGCTGAGAGATTGTCTGATGATGGATACAACTGGCGGAAATATGGACAAAAACATGTCAAAGGAAGTGTGTTCCCACGTAGTTATTACAAATGTACACATCCTAACTGTGAAGTGAAAAAGCTTTTTGAACGCTCCCCTGATGGACATATTACTGAGATTATTTACAAAGGAGTACATGATCATCCCAAACCAGAACCAAATCGGCGTGTTACTGGGGGTATTATGATGCATATACAAGGAGAAAGATCTGCTAATGCTTCACCTTTAACTGGTg AGACTTCATCAAACATCTATTATCAAACTTCCAATGTCATTGGGCCAAAGAGTACTGCACAGCTATCTCTGGCAGCTGGGAATGAGGATTGTGTTGAAGGTGCCGCTTCCTTGCAGTATAGGATTTGTGATGAGGTTGATGAAGATGATCCTTTGTCAAAGAGAAG GAGGATGGATATTGGACGGTTAGATGTCACTCCCCTTATTAAACCTATACGAGAACCACGTGTTGTTGTCCAAACTCTTAGTGAGGTGGATATACTAGATGATGGATATCGATGGCGCAAATATGGTCAGAAGGTGGTGAGAGGCAACCCAAATCCACG GAGTTATTATAAGTGCACCAATGCTGGGTGTCCTGTTAGAAAACATGTGGAGAGAGCATCCAATGATAAAAAAGCTGTCATTACAACCTATGAAGGAAAGCACAACCATGATGTGCCGACCGCAAGAGCAAGCAGTCATGACATGGCAGCACTCACTGCTCCAGCCGGAACTTCAAGAGTTGGAACAAAAGAAGGGGAAACAATTAGCCTTGATCTCGGAGTCGGAATCAGCTCTGCTGCTGAAGCCGGGTACCCCAAACCGCAGGGTTTGCGACATACTATCCATAAGCAGCTGGTTCAAAACCAAATCCACTTGAACAATTCAAATATGAAGGTTCTACGAGCAACCCCAGTATCATCGTTTTATTGTGCTGATAATTGTGGCGCCACCAATTATTGTAGTTCAACAGAAGATTTGAGAAGAAGCCGAGGTGTGGATATTCCACCTCTGAACCATTCTTATTCATACCCACAGACCGTGGCAAGACTACTAACAGGGCCATATAATTGTTTACCCCAAAACCAGTCTAAATAA
- the LOC115735924 gene encoding scarecrow-like protein 21: MQASYKPGSWDASDRFYNLPAKELESSHWSSITNLDHLSCSDESSQGNCTLESSSGSAPHHVNDSPSAVRFSPDESPTSKRASVPDSCAQDHLNDLELKVRELETVMLGPSSDMPHTGDVNFLVGPGQMSQETETWNELMEIISRRDLKKILCACAKAIEDNDTFRFEWLVSELRPMVSVSGDPIQRLSAYMLEGLIARLAGSGSSIYKALKCKEPASAELLSYMHILYEICPYFKFGYVSANGAIAEAMKDENIIHIIDFQIAQGSQWITLIQALAARPGGPPCIRITGIDDSGSAYARGGGLEIVGQRLSRLAKACRVPFQFYACGVPASDVEIGHLPIQAGEAIAVNFPLMLHHIPDESVCSQNHRDRLIRMAKSLSPKVVTLVEQESNTNTAPFFSRFLETLNYYLAIFESIDMALPREQKERVNVEQHCLARDIVNLIACEGLERVERHELLGKWRLRFVMAGFSPYPLSSFVNATIRSLLSSYCDKYTLEERDGALYLGWMNRHLVASCAWEVTDI; encoded by the coding sequence ATGCAAGCTTCATATAAGCCAGGATCATGGGATGCTTCAGACAGGTTCTACAACCTGCCCGCGAAAGAGCTCGAGTCTTCTCATTGGTCTTCGATCACAAACTTAGACCATCTCTCATGCTCCGATGAGAGCAGCCAAGGGAATTGTACACTTGAATCATCCTCGGGAAGTGCACCTCATCATGTGAATGATTCCCCATCAGCCGTGAGGTTTTCACCTGATGAAAGTCCCACATCGAAACGAGCATCGGTGCCTGATTCTTGCGCACAAGACCATCTGAATGACCTCGAACTAAAAGTGCGAGAACTGGAAACTGTCATGCTAGGACCCAGCTCAGACATGCCCCACACGGGTGATGTCAACTTCTTGGTTGGACCTGGCCAGATGTCTCAAGAGACTGAGACATGGAATGAGTTGATGGAGATTATTTCCAGGAGGGACCTGAAGAAGATTCTCTGTGCTTGTGCTAAAGCAATCGAAGACAACGACACCTTTAGATTTGAGTGGTTGGTGTCAGAGTTACGCCCGATGGTGTCAGTTTCTGGTGACCCGATTCAGCGATTATCAGCTTACATGTTGGAAGGGCTCATAGCAAGATTGGCGGGTTCTGGAAGCTCTATCTACAAAGCTTTAAAGTGCAAAGAGCCTGCTAGTGCCGAGCTCCTATCGTACATGCACATTCTCTATGAAATATGCCCTTACTTCAAGTTTGGGTACGTGTCGGCGAACGGAGCAATCGCAGAAGCCATGAAGGATGAAAACATTATCCACATAATCGATTTTCAGATTGCTCAGGGAAGCCAGTGGATCACCCTGATCCAGGCTCTGGCGGCACGGCCCGGTGGGCCACCCTGTATCCGAATAACTGGGATTGACGATTCAGGATCTGCTTATGCCCGTGGAGGAGGCCTGGAAATCGTCGGCCAGAGGTTGTCTAGGCTTGCTAAAGCGTGCAGGGTGCCATTTCAGTTCTATGCTTGTGGAGTTCCCGCTTCGGACGTTGAAATTGGACACCTGCCCATTCAAGCCGGCGAGGCTATAGCTGTAAATTTCCCCCTCATGTTGCATCACATACCGGATGAGAGCGTCTGTTCACAGAATCACCGTGATAGGCTTATAAGGATGGCTAAGAGCTTGTCCCCGAAAGTCGTGACTCTTGTTGAGCAAGAATCTAACACCAACACTGCCCCGTTCTTCTCGCGTTTCCTTGAGACACTTAACTACTATTTGGCAATATTCGAATCAATCGACATGGCTCTGCCAAGGGAGCAAAAGGAGCGGGTCAATGTCGAGCAGCATTGTCTTGCTCGGGATATTGTCAACCTGATTGCATGCGAGGGGCTAGAGAGAGTTGAGCGTCATGAGTTACTTGGAAAGTGGAGATTGAGGTTCGTCATGGCTGGTTTTAGTCCTTACCctttaagctcctttgtgaatGCTACCATCAGGAGTTTGCTGTCGAGTTACTGCGATAAGTATACACTAGAGGAGAGAGACGGGGCTCTGTACCTTGGCTGGATGAACCGACATCTTGTCGCTTCTTGTGCGTGGGAGGTGACCGACATTTAA
- the LOC115737688 gene encoding probable WRKY transcription factor 20 isoform X1 gives MTEMPLPPLLPSTTRPHCCCCCSSPLFDSSRHRLSTEDGAFSFFSRLRSPSSELRRRDWSGPNRFLPQFWFSRPRWLWRQVQADVAGEAPDLQVEPSPTTGSFAERRMLHGSISSTTSLTDNHPSYPDRFNKKESGFFEFQPSPRPNLGTAEVNHQNKESMQVHSHSQTRSLALVPFVRSELAVSSSELSLSTPTKLVPSGANPPDEVDSEESNQQDHPGTGIQAKQSEHKGSVPSVMAERLSDDGYNWRKYGQKHVKGSVFPRSYYKCTHPNCEVKKLFERSPDGHITEIIYKGVHDHPKPEPNRRVTGGIMMHIQGERSANASPLTGETSSNIYYQTSNVIGPKSTAQLSLAAGNEDCVEGAASLQYRICDEVDEDDPLSKRRRMDIGRLDVTPLIKPIREPRVVVQTLSEVDILDDGYRWRKYGQKVVRGNPNPRSYYKCTNAGCPVRKHVERASNDKKAVITTYEGKHNHDVPTARASSHDMAALTAPAGTSRVGTKEGETISLDLGVGISSAAEAGYPKPQGLRHTIHKQLVQNQIHLNNSNMKVLRATPVSSFYCADNCGATNYCSSTEDLRRSRGVDIPPLNHSYSYPQTVARLLTGPYNCLPQNQSK, from the exons ATGACGGAAATGCCACTGCCCCCTCTCCTCCCCTCCACGACACGTCCccactgctgctgctgctgctcctccCCTCTTTTTGACTCCTCGCGGCACCGATTGTCGACAGAAGATGgagccttctccttcttctctcgACTCCGAAGCCCCTCGTCGGAGCTCCGACGCCGCGACTGGTCGGGGCCCAACCGGTTCCTTCCGCAATTCTGGTTCTCACGCCCCCGGTGGCTGTGGCGCCAGGTACAAGCTGATGTCGCCGGCGAAGCTCCCGATCTCCAG GTAGAGCCTTCGCCAACAACCGGTTCCTTTGCAGAGAGGCGAATGCTGCACGGTTCCATCAGCTCAACAACCAGTTTGACTGACAATCATCCCTCATATCCTGATagatttaataaaaaagaatcagGCTTCTTTGAGTTCCAACCCTCACCAAGACCAAATCTG GGTACTGCAGAAGTGAATCACCAAAACAAAGAATCCATGCAAGTCCATAGCCACTCTCAGACTCGATCATTGGCATTGGTGCCTTTTGTCAGAAGTGAACTGGCAGTCTCATCCAGTGAGTTGAGTCTTTCCACACCTACTAAATTGGTTCCTTCTGGGGCTAACCCGCCTGATGAAGTTGATTCAGAGGAATCAAACCAGCAAGATCACCCAGGTACTGGCATCCAGGCAAAACAATCTGAACATAAAGGAAGTGTGCCTTCTGTCATGGCTGAGAGATTGTCTGATGATGGATACAACTGGCGGAAATATGGACAAAAACATGTCAAAGGAAGTGTGTTCCCACGTAGTTATTACAAATGTACACATCCTAACTGTGAAGTGAAAAAGCTTTTTGAACGCTCCCCTGATGGACATATTACTGAGATTATTTACAAAGGAGTACATGATCATCCCAAACCAGAACCAAATCGGCGTGTTACTGGGGGTATTATGATGCATATACAAGGAGAAAGATCTGCTAATGCTTCACCTTTAACTGGTg AGACTTCATCAAACATCTATTATCAAACTTCCAATGTCATTGGGCCAAAGAGTACTGCACAGCTATCTCTGGCAGCTGGGAATGAGGATTGTGTTGAAGGTGCCGCTTCCTTGCAGTATAGGATTTGTGATGAGGTTGATGAAGATGATCCTTTGTCAAAGAGAAG GAGGATGGATATTGGACGGTTAGATGTCACTCCCCTTATTAAACCTATACGAGAACCACGTGTTGTTGTCCAAACTCTTAGTGAGGTGGATATACTAGATGATGGATATCGATGGCGCAAATATGGTCAGAAGGTGGTGAGAGGCAACCCAAATCCACG GAGTTATTATAAGTGCACCAATGCTGGGTGTCCTGTTAGAAAACATGTGGAGAGAGCATCCAATGATAAAAAAGCTGTCATTACAACCTATGAAGGAAAGCACAACCATGATGTGCCGACCGCAAGAGCAAGCAGTCATGACATGGCAGCACTCACTGCTCCAGCCGGAACTTCAAGAGTTGGAACAAAAGAAGGGGAAACAATTAGCCTTGATCTCGGAGTCGGAATCAGCTCTGCTGCTGAAGCCGGGTACCCCAAACCGCAGGGTTTGCGACATACTATCCATAAGCAGCTGGTTCAAAACCAAATCCACTTGAACAATTCAAATATGAAGGTTCTACGAGCAACCCCAGTATCATCGTTTTATTGTGCTGATAATTGTGGCGCCACCAATTATTGTAGTTCAACAGAAGATTTGAGAAGAAGCCGAGGTGTGGATATTCCACCTCTGAACCATTCTTATTCATACCCACAGACCGTGGCAAGACTACTAACAGGGCCATATAATTGTTTACCCCAAAACCAGTCTAAATAA
- the LOC115740185 gene encoding probable serine/threonine-protein kinase WNK11 has product MPSAALDQSDKDSEPFAEVDPTGRYGRYPELLGSGAVKKVYRAFDQEEGIEVAWNQVKLRNFEDYPEMIDRLYSEVRLLRTLKNRNIISLHNVWRDEERGKLNFITEVCTSGNLREYRKKHRHVSVKALKKWSKQILKGLEYLHTHDPCIIHRDLNCSNVFVNGNVGQVKIGDLGLAAIVDESHAAHSVIGTPEFMAPELFEEDYTESVDVYSFGMCLLEMVTVEIPYTECDSLPKIYKKVISGVRPQAMSKVRDPEVRAFIEKCLGKPRARPSASELLSDPFFDGINDGDEDD; this is encoded by the exons ATGCCGAGCGCCGCCCTCGACCAGTCCGACAAGGACTCCGAGCCCTTCGCAGAGGTGGACCCGACCGGGCGCTACGGCCGGTATCCGGAGCTCCTCGGGTCTGGCGCGGTGAAGAAGGTGTACCGGGCCTTTGACCAGGAGGAAGGCATCGAGGTGGCGTGGAACCAGGTCAAGCTGAGGAACTTTGAGGACTACCCGGAGATGATTGACCGGCTCTACTCGGAGGTCCGGCTCCTGCGGACCCTGAAGAACAGGAACATCATATCCCTCCACAACGTGTGGCGCGACGAGGAGCGCGGCAAGCTCAACTTCATCACGGAGGTGTGCACGTCGGGGAACCTGAGGGAGTACCGGAAGAAGCACCGGCACGTCTCGGTGAAGGCGCTGAAGAAGTGGTCCAAGCAGATCTTGAAGGGTTTGGAGTATCTGCACACTCACGATCCTTGCATCATCCACAGAGATCTGAATTGCAGCAATGTCTTCGTCAATGGGAACGTCGGTCAG GTCAAGATTGGCGATTTGGGATTGGCCGCGATCGTGGACGAGAGCCACGCAGCGCACTCGGTCATCGGGACGCCGGAATTCATGGCGCCGGAGCTCTTCGAGGAAGACTACACGGAGTCGGTCGACGTGTACTCGTTCGGGATGTGCCTGCTCGAGATGGTGACCGTGGAGATTCCGTACACCGAGTGCGACAGCCTGCCTAAGATATACAAGAAGGTGATTTCCGGGGTCAGGCCGCAGGCCATGAGCAAAGTGAGAGATCCCGAAGTGAGGGCTTTCATCGAGAAGTGCTTGGGGAAGCCAAGGGCCAGGCCTTCAGCTTCCGAGCTACTCAGCGATCCTTTCTTTGACGGGATCAATGACGGCGACGAGGACGACTAA
- the LOC115737688 gene encoding probable WRKY transcription factor 20 isoform X2 produces MEPSPSSLDSEAPRRSSDAATGRGPTGSFRNSGSHAPGGCGARYKLMSPAKLPISRSACISIPPGLSPSSFLESPVLLSNPKVEPSPTTGSFAERRMLHGSISSTTSLTDNHPSYPDRFNKKESGFFEFQPSPRPNLGTAEVNHQNKESMQVHSHSQTRSLALVPFVRSELAVSSSELSLSTPTKLVPSGANPPDEVDSEESNQQDHPGTGIQAKQSEHKGSVPSVMAERLSDDGYNWRKYGQKHVKGSVFPRSYYKCTHPNCEVKKLFERSPDGHITEIIYKGVHDHPKPEPNRRVTGGIMMHIQGERSANASPLTGETSSNIYYQTSNVIGPKSTAQLSLAAGNEDCVEGAASLQYRICDEVDEDDPLSKRRRMDIGRLDVTPLIKPIREPRVVVQTLSEVDILDDGYRWRKYGQKVVRGNPNPRSYYKCTNAGCPVRKHVERASNDKKAVITTYEGKHNHDVPTARASSHDMAALTAPAGTSRVGTKEGETISLDLGVGISSAAEAGYPKPQGLRHTIHKQLVQNQIHLNNSNMKVLRATPVSSFYCADNCGATNYCSSTEDLRRSRGVDIPPLNHSYSYPQTVARLLTGPYNCLPQNQSK; encoded by the exons ATGgagccttctccttcttctctcgACTCCGAAGCCCCTCGTCGGAGCTCCGACGCCGCGACTGGTCGGGGCCCAACCGGTTCCTTCCGCAATTCTGGTTCTCACGCCCCCGGTGGCTGTGGCGCCAGGTACAAGCTGATGTCGCCGGCGAAGCTCCCGATCTCCAGGTCGGCTTGCATTTCGATACCCCCCGGGCTGAGCCCGTCGTCGTTTCTCGAGTCTCCGGTTCTCCTCTCTAACCCGAAG GTAGAGCCTTCGCCAACAACCGGTTCCTTTGCAGAGAGGCGAATGCTGCACGGTTCCATCAGCTCAACAACCAGTTTGACTGACAATCATCCCTCATATCCTGATagatttaataaaaaagaatcagGCTTCTTTGAGTTCCAACCCTCACCAAGACCAAATCTG GGTACTGCAGAAGTGAATCACCAAAACAAAGAATCCATGCAAGTCCATAGCCACTCTCAGACTCGATCATTGGCATTGGTGCCTTTTGTCAGAAGTGAACTGGCAGTCTCATCCAGTGAGTTGAGTCTTTCCACACCTACTAAATTGGTTCCTTCTGGGGCTAACCCGCCTGATGAAGTTGATTCAGAGGAATCAAACCAGCAAGATCACCCAGGTACTGGCATCCAGGCAAAACAATCTGAACATAAAGGAAGTGTGCCTTCTGTCATGGCTGAGAGATTGTCTGATGATGGATACAACTGGCGGAAATATGGACAAAAACATGTCAAAGGAAGTGTGTTCCCACGTAGTTATTACAAATGTACACATCCTAACTGTGAAGTGAAAAAGCTTTTTGAACGCTCCCCTGATGGACATATTACTGAGATTATTTACAAAGGAGTACATGATCATCCCAAACCAGAACCAAATCGGCGTGTTACTGGGGGTATTATGATGCATATACAAGGAGAAAGATCTGCTAATGCTTCACCTTTAACTGGTg AGACTTCATCAAACATCTATTATCAAACTTCCAATGTCATTGGGCCAAAGAGTACTGCACAGCTATCTCTGGCAGCTGGGAATGAGGATTGTGTTGAAGGTGCCGCTTCCTTGCAGTATAGGATTTGTGATGAGGTTGATGAAGATGATCCTTTGTCAAAGAGAAG GAGGATGGATATTGGACGGTTAGATGTCACTCCCCTTATTAAACCTATACGAGAACCACGTGTTGTTGTCCAAACTCTTAGTGAGGTGGATATACTAGATGATGGATATCGATGGCGCAAATATGGTCAGAAGGTGGTGAGAGGCAACCCAAATCCACG GAGTTATTATAAGTGCACCAATGCTGGGTGTCCTGTTAGAAAACATGTGGAGAGAGCATCCAATGATAAAAAAGCTGTCATTACAACCTATGAAGGAAAGCACAACCATGATGTGCCGACCGCAAGAGCAAGCAGTCATGACATGGCAGCACTCACTGCTCCAGCCGGAACTTCAAGAGTTGGAACAAAAGAAGGGGAAACAATTAGCCTTGATCTCGGAGTCGGAATCAGCTCTGCTGCTGAAGCCGGGTACCCCAAACCGCAGGGTTTGCGACATACTATCCATAAGCAGCTGGTTCAAAACCAAATCCACTTGAACAATTCAAATATGAAGGTTCTACGAGCAACCCCAGTATCATCGTTTTATTGTGCTGATAATTGTGGCGCCACCAATTATTGTAGTTCAACAGAAGATTTGAGAAGAAGCCGAGGTGTGGATATTCCACCTCTGAACCATTCTTATTCATACCCACAGACCGTGGCAAGACTACTAACAGGGCCATATAATTGTTTACCCCAAAACCAGTCTAAATAA